CATAGAATGGTGCACGGTCTTTCTGTTCCACTAATTTCCCGGCTTCCGCCATGTGCTTTCTGGCGATCCGGTCGGCTTGTTTCCGCCGTGTTCCTTCTACATCAGCAAGTGCGGCTTCGTGCCTTCTTCGCCAGGCAAGGAAGATCAGAAAAGCAAGTACTGGAGCACCGAGCCCCGCGAACCAGAAAGTCGATCCGAATAGCCATTTCCCCTTTAAACGAAGATCTGGATCTCCGGTGCGTATGTAACGAATATCTTTTTCAAGCTGTGTTACATCCGATCGATCCTGTCGTTGGACGGAACTGGTTCCACCACTTTCTCCCGCTGCAATGGAAAGGTGCAATGGACCGGAGGAAAGAGTCTTATAATCATTGCTTTTTGGGTCAAAGTAGCTGAACGTGATCGGCTCCAGGTCGAACTCTCCCTCGTGCCGCGGGATCACGATGTATTCGAATTCACGGGAGCCGGACATTCCTGTGCCGGTAACACTGATCTTGTCATTCACCTTCGGATCGTACGCTTCCAGATCACCAGGTAGATCCAGCTTCGGTGCGTCCAATAGCTTGAGGTTTCCGCGACCACTGTATTTCACGTTTAGCTGAATGGCTTCGTTCGCTTTAACGGAAGTGCGATCCAAATTCACCACCATTTCCATATCGCCTACTGTTCCATAGAAATCCGAAGGTGTGGGAGAGGGTAGGCTCGCTACTTGCAATTCTGCCGTATTACTGCGGAAGTTGATCTCGGTCCCTGGGTTGAAGAAGGATCGATCCACCACACATCCAAGTTCCATTGGTTCTATACGGAGCTTGCCACTTTTCTGTGGGAAGAGAACTTGCCTTTTCAGGATCGCGACCTTGTATTGAATGCCATTGATCGTCTGTAGGTCCCGCTCCCAGTCCAGTTTACCGGTATCGATATCCTCAGACCAGAACCCGGTCATCTTGGAGTACTCAAGTTTGTTCAGGTTCAAATTGGCATAATGAGAGTAGAGTGAATATGTGGCCACCACTTGTTCACCAACAAAAGCCTTGCTCTTGTTCAGGGAGATCGACGCGAAAATGTATTTGTCCTTGCTCTGGGCTTGAGATCGGGTGGCATCAGGTCCTGTAGAAGATGCCTTTGTTACCTCTATTTGGATCGGATCGGTCGACATGATCCCACCTCCGATCTTAACCTGAGCTGCACCAATTGTGTAGTTGCCCGGAGTCTTGCCGGTCAAGACCCAAGTGCGGCTTAAAGCGAATGACATTTGCCCGTTGATCGTGGTGATCTGTTGACTTTCGCTAGGTCCACGTAGCACGGACAGCCCACCGAGATCCGGAGCACCGTAACCCTGCTGACTATTGGAAAGTGTAATGGTCAGTTTCAAATACTCACCTACCGCAATGGAGTTACGATCCACTGTTGCGGTAAAGCTGATCTGCTGTGCAACTGCATTTCCGCAACCTGCAAGCAGAACAAACCCCAAAATAATATGCTGAAAGATCTTATGCATCACCAGTCCTTATCGATCGTTCTGCGTTCCGTGGGTCGTAGTTTTTCGCGCACTTTATCCTGAACTGCTTTTTCTTCTCGGTCCATGGCATCAAGTATACGCTCCGCATCCTTTTCGGAAATGCGCCCCGGCTCCTGTTTCTGCTCTTCACCACTTTTCTTTTCTTCCGCCTCCTTTTCCTTGCTATCCTCCGGCTTTTCCTTTTCGTCTTGCTCTTTGCGGTCTTCTGGCCGTGACTCCTGCTCTTTCTGGTCTTGTTGTTGTTGCTGCTCCTGTTGTTGCTGCTGTTGTTGTTGCTGCTGCTGCTGTTTATTCTCTTCTTCTTTGATCAGTTCTTCCGCAAGTTTCAGCAGTCGGGGGTCACC
This genomic window from Flavobacteriales bacterium contains:
- a CDS encoding protein BatD; amino-acid sequence: MHKIFQHIILGFVLLAGCGNAVAQQISFTATVDRNSIAVGEYLKLTITLSNSQQGYGAPDLGGLSVLRGPSESQQITTINGQMSFALSRTWVLTGKTPGNYTIGAAQVKIGGGIMSTDPIQIEVTKASSTGPDATRSQAQSKDKYIFASISLNKSKAFVGEQVVATYSLYSHYANLNLNKLEYSKMTGFWSEDIDTGKLDWERDLQTINGIQYKVAILKRQVLFPQKSGKLRIEPMELGCVVDRSFFNPGTEINFRSNTAELQVASLPSPTPSDFYGTVGDMEMVVNLDRTSVKANEAIQLNVKYSGRGNLKLLDAPKLDLPGDLEAYDPKVNDKISVTGTGMSGSREFEYIVIPRHEGEFDLEPITFSYFDPKSNDYKTLSSGPLHLSIAAGESGGTSSVQRQDRSDVTQLEKDIRYIRTGDPDLRLKGKWLFGSTFWFAGLGAPVLAFLIFLAWRRRHEAALADVEGTRRKQADRIARKHMAEAGKLVEQKDRAPFYAALSKALQGYMANKFGLGLAQLNQTLVREKLADLKNGNALADDYVRLITACDMARFAPVEDRSRKELFGDAVILIGKIEQDQKK